Proteins from a single region of Theobroma cacao cultivar B97-61/B2 chromosome 10, Criollo_cocoa_genome_V2, whole genome shotgun sequence:
- the LOC108663618 gene encoding uncharacterized protein LOC108663618 produces MGSLAHISTDRGFLIREMHSLGDMGVHLKVSDANALLAYFRVRPILMDQIKEAQNKYEFVVKAFEGPQGRNEKMFTKGTDGMFRYGTRLYMPDGDGLRRKILEEAHMVKAEHQKPAGLLQPLLVPEWKWEHIAMDFVMGLPWTSGGYDSIWIIVDRLMKSAYFLPVKTTYGAAQYARIYVDEIVRLHGIPISIAFDKGP; encoded by the exons ATGGGAAGCCTGGCACATATCTCCACAGATAGGGGATTCTTGATTAGGGAGATGCATAGTTTGGGAGACATGGGTGTGCATTTGAAAGTTTCAGATGCAAATGCATTGCTAGCATattttagagtgaggcctaTTTTAATGGACCAGATTAAAGAAGCACAAAACAAATATGAGTTCGTAGTTAAGGCCTTCGAGGGTCCTCAAGGAAGAAACGAAAAAATGTTTACCAAAGGCACAGATGGAATGTTCAGGTATGGAACCAGACTTTATATGCCTGATGGTGACGGGTTGAGGAGAAAaatattggaggaagctcacatg GTTAAGGCCGAGCATCAAAAGCCTGCAGGGCTACTACAGCCATTACTAGTGCccgaatggaagtgggagcataTTGCAATGGATTTCGTAATGGGTTTGCCTTGGACTAGTGGGGGATATGACTCAATTTGGATCATAGTGGACCGGTTAATGaaatcagcctattttctTCCGGTTAAGACAACGTATGGTGCTGCTCAGTACGCTCgaatttatgtggatgagatagtgCGGTTGCATGGTATCCCCATTTCTATAGCATTTGACAAAGGACCTTAG